One stretch of Euphorbia lathyris chromosome 7, ddEupLath1.1, whole genome shotgun sequence DNA includes these proteins:
- the LOC136200922 gene encoding probable galacturonosyltransferase-like 1 → MGTHYPLSLQINSLLSSPTKSKFSDITLNHYYLNFPNPMLGFLKLTLVLFFLFNVAAGAISQQFKEAPQFYNSPECHSLNQFQDLVVSEPNSNSGDFDLDSDSDSDEDNSVFCSDQAVHVAMTLDTAYIRGSMAAILSVLQHSSCPQNIAFHFVASASATANASSLRSTISASFPYLKFNVYTFDDSSVSRLISTSIRSALDCPLNYARSYLADILPSCVRRVVYLDSDLVLVDDIAKLAATPLGEKSVLAAPEHCNANFTSYFTPSFWSNPSLSLTFADRKACYFNTGVMVIDLDRWREGEYTTKIEEWMELQKRMRIYELGSLPPFLLVFAGYIVPVDHKWNQHGLGGDNFRGLCRDLHPGPVSLLHWSGKGKPWVRLDANRPCPLDALWAPYDLLQTPFSLDS, encoded by the coding sequence ATGGGGACCCATTACCCTTTAAGCCTACAAATTAATTCCCTCCTCTCCTCTCCAACTAAATCTAAATTTTCAGACATAACTCTAAATCATTACTACCTTAATTTTCCCAATCCAATGCTTGGATTCCTTAAGCTAACtcttgttctgttcttcctcttcaaTGTCGCCGCCGGTGCTATTTCCCAGCAATTCAAAGAAGCTCCACAGTTTTACAACTCCCCGGAGTGTCATTCCCTTAACCAATTTCAAGATTTGGTAGTATCTGAACCTAATTCTAATTCCGGTGATTTCGATTTggattccgattccgattccgatGAGGATAACTCCGTTTTCTGCTCCGATCAAGCTGTTCATGTCGCAATGACTTTAGATACAGCTTATATCCGTGGTTCAATGGCAGCTATTCTCTCTGTTCTTCAACACTCTTCTTGCCCCCAAAACATCGCTTTCCATTTCGTCGCCTCCGCTTCCGCCACCGCCAACGCTTCATCTCTCCGATCAACAATCTCCGCCTCCTTCCCTTACCTCAAATTCAACGTCTACACTTTCGACGACTCCTCCGTTTCCAGACTCATTTCTACCTCAATCCGTTCCGCTCTCGATTGCCCCTTGAACTACGCCCGGAGCTACTTAGCCGATATTCTCCCTTCCTGCGTCAGGCGAGTCGTGTACCTCGACTCCGATTTAGTCCTCGTCGACGATATCGCAAAACTCGCCGCCACACCCCTCGGCGAAAAATCAGTCCTCGCAGCTCCGGAGCACTGTAATGCGAATTTCACTTCGTATTTCACTCCGTCGTTCTGGTCAAATCCTTCCCTGTCCCTCACATTCGCCGACAGAAAAGCTTGTTACTTTAACACCGGAGTAATGGTGATCGATCTCGATCGGTGGAGAGAAGGTGAATACACAACCAAAATTGAAGAATGGATGGAATTACAGAAAAGAATGAGAATTTACGAACTCGGTTCTTTACCCCCATTTTTACTTGTGTTCGCCGGATACATAGTTCCGGTGGATCATAAATGGAATCAGCACGGCCTCGGCGGCGACAATTTTAGGGGTTTATGTCGGGATTTACATCCCGGTCCGGTGAGTCTCTTACATTGGAGCGGGAAAGGTAAACCGTGGGTTAGATTGGATGCGAACCGGCCATGTCCTCTGGATGCTCTATGGGCTCCGTACGATCTATTACAGACTCCATTTTCGCTGGATTCTTAA